A window of Aquitalea denitrificans contains these coding sequences:
- the holA gene encoding DNA polymerase III subunit delta, whose product MPSLNPDALDAVLAKGLAPLYLIHGEETLLALEAADKLRKQAAAQGYQEREVLTVEAGFDWSQLRDAMSSVSLFASLKLLEIRIPGGKPGTEGGEALQQLAASPPDDTITLITLPRLEKAQLQSKWFAALEKAAVVVEAKPVGRHELAGWIARRMKQQQQQLSPEALSFFADRVEGNLLAARQEVDKLALLYPAGELTLEQLREAVANVARFDVFHLSESWLSGDSARVQRMLDGLLAEGESPVLVLWSFTEDVRMLLRLRQGLKDGRQLRDLARELRLWGDKQRLAEPALRRIGPRKLMTALSECARIDQQIKGVALGDPWHALRGLALLLAA is encoded by the coding sequence ATGCCCAGCCTAAACCCTGATGCGCTGGATGCGGTGCTGGCCAAGGGCCTGGCACCGCTTTACCTGATTCATGGCGAGGAAACCCTGCTGGCGCTGGAAGCCGCTGACAAGCTGCGCAAGCAGGCGGCTGCACAGGGCTATCAGGAGCGGGAAGTCCTGACGGTCGAGGCAGGGTTTGACTGGTCCCAGCTGCGCGATGCCATGAGCAGCGTGTCACTGTTTGCCAGCCTCAAGCTGCTGGAAATCCGCATTCCAGGAGGCAAGCCCGGTACCGAGGGTGGCGAAGCACTGCAACAGCTGGCAGCTTCTCCTCCGGACGACACCATCACCCTGATCACCCTGCCGCGGCTGGAGAAAGCCCAGCTACAATCCAAGTGGTTTGCTGCACTGGAAAAGGCAGCCGTGGTGGTGGAGGCAAAGCCGGTTGGCCGTCACGAACTGGCCGGCTGGATTGCCCGGCGCATGAAGCAGCAACAGCAGCAGTTGTCGCCGGAGGCACTGAGCTTTTTTGCCGACCGGGTGGAAGGCAATTTGCTGGCGGCCCGGCAGGAAGTGGACAAGCTGGCCTTGTTGTATCCGGCAGGAGAGTTGACGCTGGAGCAACTGCGCGAGGCCGTGGCCAATGTCGCCCGCTTCGATGTATTCCATCTGTCCGAATCCTGGCTGTCCGGCGATAGCGCACGGGTGCAGCGCATGCTGGATGGACTGCTGGCAGAAGGTGAGTCACCGGTGCTGGTGCTGTGGTCGTTTACTGAAGATGTCCGCATGTTGTTGCGTTTACGCCAGGGACTGAAAGACGGACGTCAGTTGCGTGATCTGGCGCGTGAACTACGGCTATGGGGTGACAAGCAGCGGCTGGCTGAACCGGCTCTGCGCCGGATCGGGCCGCGTAAACTAATGACGGCGCTGTCCGAGTGTGCGCGGATTGATCAGCAGATCAAGGGAGTGGCCTTGGGTGATCCCTGGCATGCCTTGCGTGGCCTGGCCTTGTTGCTAGCCGCGTGA
- a CDS encoding lytic transglycosylase domain-containing protein has protein sequence MRLFLATLALLASLVANSVHADLYGFVDEQGQVHLANRQVDERYQLYQKSMLSSAGNNTALDDAITPGLGATLSSDSRQTAPRVDKLKPVSVPVVNSRLAAQYKPLIDQTAREFKLDADLLHSIVTVESGYNPQAISPKGAIGLMQVIPATGERFGITALADPRQNLRAGARYLRFLLSQFNNDLPLVIAAYNAGEGAVQKYRNTIPPYDETRDYVAKVLASYEKRTGLAYSGGQRSTRRVRALILPAGSNVSQAAAL, from the coding sequence ATGCGATTATTTCTTGCCACCCTGGCCTTGCTGGCCAGCCTGGTCGCCAATAGCGTACACGCCGATCTTTATGGTTTTGTGGACGAACAAGGCCAGGTCCATCTGGCCAACCGTCAGGTGGATGAACGCTATCAGCTCTATCAAAAGAGCATGTTGTCGAGCGCGGGCAATAATACAGCACTGGACGATGCCATCACCCCCGGACTGGGAGCCACCTTGAGCAGCGACAGCCGCCAGACCGCACCGCGGGTGGACAAGCTAAAGCCAGTGAGTGTTCCCGTGGTCAACAGCCGCCTTGCCGCCCAGTACAAGCCGCTGATCGATCAGACTGCACGCGAATTCAAGCTGGATGCCGATCTGTTGCATTCCATCGTGACGGTAGAATCCGGTTACAATCCGCAGGCCATTTCCCCCAAGGGTGCCATTGGCTTGATGCAGGTGATTCCGGCAACGGGAGAGCGCTTTGGCATTACCGCCCTGGCCGACCCCAGGCAGAACCTGCGCGCGGGAGCCCGCTATCTGCGTTTTCTGCTGAGCCAGTTCAACAACGATCTGCCACTGGTGATTGCGGCCTACAATGCCGGCGAGGGTGCGGTGCAGAAATACCGCAACACCATCCCCCCCTATGACGAAACACGTGACTACGTAGCCAAGGTGTTGGCCTCGTATGAAAAGCGCACCGGGCTTGCCTACTCCGGCGGCCAGCGCAGCACGCGGCGCGTCAGGGCCCTGATCCTGCCTGCGGGCAGCAATGTGTCACAAGCTGCTGCCCTGTAG
- a CDS encoding YidB family protein: MSLFDQLGGLLGGESAGVSGAVGSLLEQHGGLSGLLEKFNSGGMSELVSSWVGTGSNLPVSAEQIQQLLGGEQLGALAGKFGLDPQQLSQGLADYLPQAVDKLTPDGQLPQGNALLLQGLDMLQGFFNKS; the protein is encoded by the coding sequence ATGAGCCTGTTTGATCAGTTGGGTGGTTTGCTGGGTGGTGAAAGCGCAGGAGTGAGCGGTGCAGTTGGCTCGCTGCTGGAGCAGCATGGCGGGCTGTCCGGCCTGCTGGAAAAGTTTAACAGTGGCGGCATGAGCGAGCTGGTGTCGTCCTGGGTGGGAACCGGTAGCAATCTGCCGGTATCTGCCGAGCAGATCCAGCAGTTGCTTGGCGGAGAGCAGCTTGGCGCATTGGCAGGGAAGTTTGGTCTGGACCCGCAGCAACTGAGCCAGGGTCTGGCAGATTACCTGCCGCAAGCAGTAGACAAACTAACCCCGGATGGCCAGTTGCCACAGGGTAATGCGCTGCTGTTGCAGGGGCTGGACATGTTGCAGGGCTTCTTCAACAAAAGCTGA
- the ahpC gene encoding alkyl hydroperoxide reductase subunit C has protein sequence MSVSLINTEVKPFKATAFHNGKFVDVSDADLKGKWSVVFFYPADFTFVCPTELGDLADNYAEFSKLGVEIYSVSTDTHFTHKAWHDSSETIGKINYPMIGDPTGIISRNFGVMIEEAGLAERGTFVIDPQGKIQIIEINAGGIGRDASELLRKVKAAQYVASHPGEVCPAKWKEGEATLAPSLDLVGKI, from the coding sequence ATGTCCGTATCGCTGATCAATACCGAAGTAAAACCGTTCAAGGCTACCGCTTTTCACAATGGCAAATTCGTTGATGTCAGCGATGCCGACCTGAAGGGCAAGTGGTCCGTCGTGTTCTTCTACCCGGCTGACTTCACCTTCGTCTGCCCGACCGAACTGGGCGACCTGGCTGACAACTACGCCGAATTCTCCAAGCTGGGCGTGGAAATCTACTCGGTATCCACCGACACCCACTTCACCCACAAAGCCTGGCACGACAGCTCGGAAACCATCGGCAAGATCAACTACCCGATGATCGGCGACCCGACCGGCATCATCAGCCGCAACTTCGGCGTGATGATTGAAGAAGCAGGCCTGGCCGAACGCGGTACTTTCGTGATCGACCCGCAAGGCAAGATCCAGATCATCGAAATCAACGCCGGTGGCATTGGCCGTGACGCCAGCGAACTGCTGCGCAAGGTCAAGGCTGCCCAGTACGTAGCCAGCCACCCGGGTGAAGTATGCCCGGCCAAGTGGAAAGAAGGCGAAGCTACGCTGGCTCCGTCGCTGGATCTGGTTGGCAAGATCTAA